A single genomic interval of Canis lupus dingo isolate Sandy chromosome 6, ASM325472v2, whole genome shotgun sequence harbors:
- the IFT22 gene encoding intraflagellar transport protein 22 homolog isoform X3 produces the protein MLKAKILFVGPCESGKTVLANFLTESSDITEYNPTQGVRILEFENPHITSNTKGTGCEFELWDCGGDPKFESCWPALMKDSHGVVIVFNADIPSHLKEIEMWYSCFVQQQFLQDTQCLLIAHHKPGSGSDKGNPSLPTPLNKLKLVHSNLEDDPEDIRKFLKFEAAQEEFL, from the exons ATGCTGAAGGCCAAGATCCTCTTCGTGGGGCCCTGCGAG AGTGGAAAAACCGTTTTGGCCAACTTCCTGACAGAATCTTCTGACATCACTGAATACAACCCAACCCAAGGAGTGAG gatCTTGGAATTTGAGAACCCACACATTACCAGCAACACCAAAGGCACGGGGTGCGAATTTGAGCTATGGGATTGTGGCGGTGACCCAAA GTTTGAGTCTTGCTGGCCAGCTCTGATGAAGGACTCACACGGAGTAGTGATCGTCTTCAATGCTGACATCCCAAGCCACCTGAAGGAGATCGAGATGTGGTATTCCTGCTTCGTCCAGCAGCAGTTTTTACAGGACACTCAGTGTCTGTTGATTGCACACCACAAACCAGGCTCTGGAAGTGATAAAGGAAACCCGTCTTTGC caaCCCCCTTGAACAAGCTGAAGCTGGTGCACTCGAATCTTGAGGATGACCCTGAAGACATCAG
- the IFT22 gene encoding intraflagellar transport protein 22 homolog isoform X1 yields the protein MLKAKILFVGPCESGKTVLANFLTESSDITEYNPTQGVRILEFENPHITSNTKGTGCEFELWDCGGDPKFESCWPALMKDSHGVVIVFNADIPSHLKEIEMWYSCFVQQQFLQDTQCLLIAHHKPGSGSDKGNPSLPTPLNKLKLVHSNLEDDPEDIRLEFIKYLKSIINSVSESRDREEMSIIT from the exons ATGCTGAAGGCCAAGATCCTCTTCGTGGGGCCCTGCGAG AGTGGAAAAACCGTTTTGGCCAACTTCCTGACAGAATCTTCTGACATCACTGAATACAACCCAACCCAAGGAGTGAG gatCTTGGAATTTGAGAACCCACACATTACCAGCAACACCAAAGGCACGGGGTGCGAATTTGAGCTATGGGATTGTGGCGGTGACCCAAA GTTTGAGTCTTGCTGGCCAGCTCTGATGAAGGACTCACACGGAGTAGTGATCGTCTTCAATGCTGACATCCCAAGCCACCTGAAGGAGATCGAGATGTGGTATTCCTGCTTCGTCCAGCAGCAGTTTTTACAGGACACTCAGTGTCTGTTGATTGCACACCACAAACCAGGCTCTGGAAGTGATAAAGGAAACCCGTCTTTGC caaCCCCCTTGAACAAGCTGAAGCTGGTGCACTCGAATCTTGAGGATGACCCTGAAGACATCAGGTTGGAGttcataaagtatttaaaaagcataatcaATTCAGTGTCTGAAAGCAGAGACCGGGAGGAGATGTCAATTATCACCTAA
- the IFT22 gene encoding intraflagellar transport protein 22 homolog isoform X2: protein MLKAKILFVGPCESGKTVLANFLTESSDITEYNPTQGVRILEFENPHITSNTKGTGFESCWPALMKDSHGVVIVFNADIPSHLKEIEMWYSCFVQQQFLQDTQCLLIAHHKPGSGSDKGNPSLPTPLNKLKLVHSNLEDDPEDIRLEFIKYLKSIINSVSESRDREEMSIIT, encoded by the exons ATGCTGAAGGCCAAGATCCTCTTCGTGGGGCCCTGCGAG AGTGGAAAAACCGTTTTGGCCAACTTCCTGACAGAATCTTCTGACATCACTGAATACAACCCAACCCAAGGAGTGAG gatCTTGGAATTTGAGAACCCACACATTACCAGCAACACCAAAGGCACGGG GTTTGAGTCTTGCTGGCCAGCTCTGATGAAGGACTCACACGGAGTAGTGATCGTCTTCAATGCTGACATCCCAAGCCACCTGAAGGAGATCGAGATGTGGTATTCCTGCTTCGTCCAGCAGCAGTTTTTACAGGACACTCAGTGTCTGTTGATTGCACACCACAAACCAGGCTCTGGAAGTGATAAAGGAAACCCGTCTTTGC caaCCCCCTTGAACAAGCTGAAGCTGGTGCACTCGAATCTTGAGGATGACCCTGAAGACATCAGGTTGGAGttcataaagtatttaaaaagcataatcaATTCAGTGTCTGAAAGCAGAGACCGGGAGGAGATGTCAATTATCACCTAA
- the IFT22 gene encoding intraflagellar transport protein 22 homolog isoform X4, whose product MTAKSGKTVLANFLTESSDITEYNPTQGVRILEFENPHITSNTKGTGCEFELWDCGGDPKFESCWPALMKDSHGVVIVFNADIPSHLKEIEMWYSCFVQQQFLQDTQCLLIAHHKPGSGSDKGNPSLPTPLNKLKLVHSNLEDDPEDIRLEFIKYLKSIINSVSESRDREEMSIIT is encoded by the exons ATGACAGCGAAA AGTGGAAAAACCGTTTTGGCCAACTTCCTGACAGAATCTTCTGACATCACTGAATACAACCCAACCCAAGGAGTGAG gatCTTGGAATTTGAGAACCCACACATTACCAGCAACACCAAAGGCACGGGGTGCGAATTTGAGCTATGGGATTGTGGCGGTGACCCAAA GTTTGAGTCTTGCTGGCCAGCTCTGATGAAGGACTCACACGGAGTAGTGATCGTCTTCAATGCTGACATCCCAAGCCACCTGAAGGAGATCGAGATGTGGTATTCCTGCTTCGTCCAGCAGCAGTTTTTACAGGACACTCAGTGTCTGTTGATTGCACACCACAAACCAGGCTCTGGAAGTGATAAAGGAAACCCGTCTTTGC caaCCCCCTTGAACAAGCTGAAGCTGGTGCACTCGAATCTTGAGGATGACCCTGAAGACATCAGGTTGGAGttcataaagtatttaaaaagcataatcaATTCAGTGTCTGAAAGCAGAGACCGGGAGGAGATGTCAATTATCACCTAA
- the IFT22 gene encoding intraflagellar transport protein 22 homolog isoform X5, with protein MKDSHGVVIVFNADIPSHLKEIEMWYSCFVQQQFLQDTQCLLIAHHKPGSGSDKGNPSLPTPLNKLKLVHSNLEDDPEDIRLEFIKYLKSIINSVSESRDREEMSIIT; from the exons ATGAAGGACTCACACGGAGTAGTGATCGTCTTCAATGCTGACATCCCAAGCCACCTGAAGGAGATCGAGATGTGGTATTCCTGCTTCGTCCAGCAGCAGTTTTTACAGGACACTCAGTGTCTGTTGATTGCACACCACAAACCAGGCTCTGGAAGTGATAAAGGAAACCCGTCTTTGC caaCCCCCTTGAACAAGCTGAAGCTGGTGCACTCGAATCTTGAGGATGACCCTGAAGACATCAGGTTGGAGttcataaagtatttaaaaagcataatcaATTCAGTGTCTGAAAGCAGAGACCGGGAGGAGATGTCAATTATCACCTAA